The following proteins are co-located in the Arctopsyche grandis isolate Sample6627 chromosome 3, ASM5162203v2, whole genome shotgun sequence genome:
- the LOC143909383 gene encoding uncharacterized protein LOC143909383, producing MKAHFSFLFVVLALCALARAEDKKEEVVDSKDEAKAKTYQRIIPADVLRDFPGMCFASTRCATVEPGRTWELAPFCGRSTCVVSEDQPPRLLELVEDCGPLPVPNPKCKVDAEKTNKTAPFPACCPTFVCEDGVKLEYPEFPTPAPAEAGAATSSTEKPKA from the exons ATGAAGGCTCACTTCAGTTTCCTGTTCGTAGTTTTGGCCCTATGCGCTCTGGCCAGGGCCGAAGACAAGAAAGAGGAGGTTGTCGACTCTAAAGACGAGGCCAAAGCTAAGACCTACCAGAGGATCATCCCCGCCGACGTTCTCAGAG ATTTCCCCGGCATGTGCTTCGCATCCACCCGTTGCGCTACCGTTGAACCAGGACGCACCTGGGAATTGGCACCATTCTGTGGCCGTTCCACCTGTGTCGTCTCCGAAGATCAGCCACCGAGGTTGTTGGAGCTCGTAGAAGACTGTGGACCACTTCCGGTACCAAACCCCAAGTGCAAAGTCGATGCTG aaaagaCCAACAAAACTGCTCCATTCCCTGCATGCTGTCCAACCTTCGTATGCGAAGATGGTGTCAAGTTGGAGTATCCTGAATTCCCTACTCCAGCTCCTGCTGAAGCTGGAGCAGCTACCAGCTCCACAGAAAAACCCAAAGCATAA